GTGGCGTGGCGCTCGTCGCCCGTGGAGAGGGCGGAGACACCAGCGAGGGTGCCACCTTTGTAAAAGTAGGCTTTTTGGTCGCTGAGGTCGATGATGATGTTGGGAGCGCCGCTCAGGCCGTCGCCATCCCAGTAGGAGTCCTGGTCGGCATTGTACATAGCCGAATGGGGAACACTTTGGGTCGGGAAGGCTTCCAGGTACTGCGTCTGACCGCGTGAGCCTCCTCCACTTTGGCAGGAAGCCAGGAGAGCAAGGATGGGGATAAGGGCTAGGCGTACGGTCTTGGAGATCACCAGTTGACTCATGCGTAGGAGGTTACGTTTGCAGGGGCGAAAAGGCCGGTACCATATGCCGCGATGCGGCGCGTCTGTCCAGCGTCAATCCATGCGGGAAGCAGGCTGAATCTCCGGCTGGAGGGCTGGGAGGTGGAGAAGCTGCATTGAAAAGCGAAAAAGGCCGGTTTCTGGCGTTTGTTGCCCATGCGCCGTTTTCTTTTGCTGCCGCTTGTTGCTGCCTCGTTGAGTCAAGCCGAAACGCCCTCCCAGCCGTCTGGCAGCGGGACGCTGTTCAATGGATGGAAGCTCTCCCCTGCGGGCAGCCATGTGGCGCTGCCTGGAGACATGCCGCTGAAGATGATCCTGTCTCCAGACGGCAAGGTGGCGGTGGCTGTGTGCGCCGGGTACAACAGCCCCGGGCTGGCGGTGCTGAGCGTGGCGGAGCAGAAGCAGACGCAGTTCATCCCCATCCCGCACATCTGGAACGGGCTGGCTTTTGATCGTGAGGGAAAGCGTCTGTTTGTGAGCGGCGGCAATTCCGGAGAAGTTCATGTGTTTAAGTATGAGGCGGGGGAGGTTTCCCCGCTGACCTCGGTGAAGGTGGCGAAGGAGGGCGCGCCCAAGTTTGTGGCCGGCATCTCGGTGCACCCGGAAGACGGCAGGCTGTATGTGTGCAACGAAGCCAACCATGAGCTGTGGGTGCTGAATGCGGAGACGCTGGCGGTGGAGCAGACGGTAGCCGTGGGGCTGCACCCGCATACATGCCACTTTGGCGCGGACAAGCGGCATGTTTATGTGAGCAACTGGGGCGCGCGCAGTGTGTCGATCGTGGATGCGACGCAGGGCAAAAAGCTGCGGGATCTCAGCGTGGGCGTGCGGCCGAATGACATGGCGCTGGCCGAGGACGGGCGGCTGTTTGTGGCCTGCGCGGGAGACAACACCGTGCATGTGATCCAGACGCGCACGCTGGAGAAGAAGGGCGAGGACGCCGACAGCTCCCGCCGGCTGTGGGACGGGACGCGGGAGATTATCTCGACTTCGCTCTATCCGCAGTCGCCGGAAGGCAGCACGCCGGATGCGCTGGCGGTTTCCCCGGATGGGAAGACGTTGTTTGTGGCGAATGCGGACAACAACTGCGTGATGGTGGTGAACATCGGTGAATCTGTCTCCGAGCCCGGCGAGAAGTATGCGGAAAAGATCAGCGCGGTGGAGGGCTTCATCCCTGTGGGATGGTACCCCACCTCGCTGGTGGTCAGCAGCGATGGCGGCACGCTTCTGGTGGGCAATGGCAAGGGCATCAGCGCGATGCCGGACCCGAGCAAGGATGGCGAGCTCAAAGCGGGGGAAAAGCAGAAGGCCATCCACCCAGGGCGCACTCTGGACGGCAGCGTGAGCTTCATCGCCAAGCCGGATGACAAGCAGATGACCGCCTACACGGCGCAGGTGAGGAAGAACTCGCCCTACAAGCCGGAGATGCTGCGCACGGCACAGAAGCCGAACGACTGCGTGATCCCTGCCAAGGTGGGAGAACCCTGCCCGATCAAGTATGTGCTGTACATCATCAAGGA
Above is a genomic segment from Prosthecobacter vanneervenii containing:
- a CDS encoding beta-propeller fold lactonase family protein, producing MRRFLLLPLVAASLSQAETPSQPSGSGTLFNGWKLSPAGSHVALPGDMPLKMILSPDGKVAVAVCAGYNSPGLAVLSVAEQKQTQFIPIPHIWNGLAFDREGKRLFVSGGNSGEVHVFKYEAGEVSPLTSVKVAKEGAPKFVAGISVHPEDGRLYVCNEANHELWVLNAETLAVEQTVAVGLHPHTCHFGADKRHVYVSNWGARSVSIVDATQGKKLRDLSVGVRPNDMALAEDGRLFVACAGDNTVHVIQTRTLEKKGEDADSSRRLWDGTREIISTSLYPQSPEGSTPDALAVSPDGKTLFVANADNNCVMVVNIGESVSEPGEKYAEKISAVEGFIPVGWYPTSLVVSSDGGTLLVGNGKGISAMPDPSKDGELKAGEKQKAIHPGRTLDGSVSFIAKPDDKQMTAYTAQVRKNSPYKPEMLRTAQKPNDCVIPAKVGEPCPIKYVLYIIKENRTYDQVLGDMKDAKGKPIGNGDPSITLYGEDVTPNQHQLSRDYVLLDNLYCNGEVSVDGHSWCDAAMATDWNQRSWTQSYSSRKDKLPGNDELETPTAGYLWDQCKRAGISFKTYGEGAQRVPSVNRGKWSETRDMEKCQNWINDLHEAEKTGELPRFTIMALGENHTKGTTPGAHTPAACVGSNDLAFGKIIEAATKSKFWKQMAIFVIEDDAQNGPDHVDAHRTIGSVISPWVKPRSLDHTLYTTASMIRTMELILGLPPMTQYDAGATPMFRCFTDEPVMREYKARQPKVDLLAKNTPASPGAKASAMMDFDEYDEAPEDELNRILWTEAKGPNVPYPAPIHRVLFTE